Proteins from one Parvibaculum lavamentivorans DS-1 genomic window:
- a CDS encoding GcrA family cell cycle regulator: protein MWTDERVELLKKLWAEGLSASQVAKQLGGVTRNAVIGKVHRLGLSGRATPSRPARSRAPAPRTLVRGRPDPLTAEARGDERQREAAAERAEAAHVEERGLEPIQRATVLTLTEHTCKWPIGDPGRPGFHFCGRGAEHGAPYCTEHARMAYQPAQARRNRERDRMRRDRLVS from the coding sequence ATGTGGACCGATGAACGCGTGGAACTGCTGAAGAAGCTCTGGGCCGAAGGCCTGAGCGCCAGCCAGGTCGCCAAGCAGCTCGGCGGCGTGACCCGCAATGCGGTGATCGGCAAGGTGCATCGCCTCGGATTGTCAGGCCGCGCCACGCCCAGCCGCCCTGCCCGCTCGCGCGCCCCGGCGCCCCGCACGCTGGTGCGCGGCCGTCCGGACCCGCTGACGGCGGAAGCGCGCGGCGACGAGCGCCAGCGCGAGGCGGCGGCCGAGCGCGCCGAAGCCGCCCATGTCGAGGAACGCGGCCTCGAGCCGATCCAGCGCGCGACCGTCCTCACCCTCACGGAACATACCTGCAAATGGCCGATCGGCGATCCGGGCCGGCCGGGCTTTCATTTCTGCGGCCGGGGTGCCGAACATGGCGCGCCCTACTGCACCGAACATGCGCGCATGGCCTATCAGCCGGCGCAGGCGCGGCGGAACCGCGAGCGCGACCGGATGCGCAGGGACCGGCTGGTAAGCTGA
- a CDS encoding SDR family NAD(P)-dependent oxidoreductase encodes MTAIDGKLAVVTGAASGIGRGTALALAKRGARLAISDLDRDGLAETAARIEALGAKVTTYLVDVADRDAVYAFAQEIEASHGGADIVINNAGVAQIARVDELAYDDFEWVMNIDFWGMVYGTKAFLPQLQAKGGGHIVNVSSIFGLISVPTQAAYNSAKFAIRGFTEALRHEMKGTEIKVSCVHPGGIKTNIVRNARFLQSTQATVREEAASGFDRIARTTPERAGEIIVNGIARNRPRILIGVDAKIVDWLQRLMPVSYGRIMFRGEGSPLAGGADAR; translated from the coding sequence ATGACGGCGATCGACGGCAAACTGGCGGTGGTGACGGGAGCGGCGAGCGGCATCGGGCGGGGCACGGCGCTTGCGCTTGCAAAGCGTGGTGCGCGGCTTGCGATTTCGGATCTCGACAGGGACGGGCTTGCGGAGACGGCGGCGCGGATCGAGGCGCTGGGCGCGAAGGTCACGACCTATCTCGTCGACGTCGCCGACAGGGACGCGGTTTACGCTTTCGCGCAGGAGATCGAGGCGTCGCATGGCGGCGCGGACATCGTCATCAACAATGCGGGCGTGGCGCAGATCGCGCGGGTGGACGAGCTTGCCTATGACGATTTCGAATGGGTGATGAATATCGACTTCTGGGGCATGGTCTACGGCACCAAAGCTTTCCTTCCGCAACTGCAGGCGAAGGGCGGCGGACACATCGTCAATGTGTCGAGCATTTTCGGATTGATCTCGGTGCCGACGCAAGCCGCCTACAACTCCGCGAAGTTTGCCATTCGCGGTTTCACCGAAGCACTGCGGCACGAGATGAAAGGCACGGAAATAAAGGTTTCCTGTGTGCATCCGGGTGGTATCAAAACCAATATCGTCCGTAATGCCCGTTTTCTGCAGAGTACGCAGGCGACGGTGCGCGAGGAGGCGGCGTCGGGCTTCGACAGGATCGCAAGGACGACGCCGGAACGCGCGGGCGAGATCATCGTGAACGGAATCGCGCGCAATCGCCCCCGCATCCTGATCGGCGTGGATGCGAAAATTGTCGATTGGCTGCAACGGCTTATGCCGGTTTCCTATGGCCGCATCATGTTCCGCGGCGAGGGCAGCCCGCTTGCCGGAGGCGCGGACGCGAGATAG
- a CDS encoding ATP-binding protein, which yields MAAADEHSKADISRKRLRDLVSRWTGTRTFIVSAAIVFLVLVLFDGVHPIAAFVSFLFLAGVAVSRWIAVGETTPIRIGSDTGDSRLPAFASGGTALALLNRLPDPLIVLDGTGRVLFANVAAEALVGTASTGRHVATVLRSAPLVTAIDGVIADGKARSIEYTVPVPVQRNYTAMVSVIADTGTPSPSSSKTIFMLLRDITEARRIEAMRADFVAFASHELKTPLASLSGFIDTLRGHAKDDPEARDKFLGIMSDQATRMRHLIDDLLSLSRIELREHVRPSDAVDLFSVVNDIADGLTPLSERYEVEIGIHAPAGLPLVRGDREELGQVIQNLAENALRYGRTGKRIEISLAPDQKGGRPYVRLTVRDFGPGIAKEHIPRLTERFYRVDPAASRAKGGTGLGLAIVKHIVNRHEGTLTIESELGQGSVFSVLLPIFAAPAAAK from the coding sequence ATGGCGGCGGCGGACGAGCATTCGAAGGCGGACATCAGCCGAAAGAGGTTGCGTGATCTTGTTTCCCGCTGGACCGGCACCCGCACTTTTATCGTGTCGGCTGCCATCGTTTTTCTGGTGCTGGTCCTTTTCGATGGCGTGCATCCGATCGCCGCTTTCGTTTCATTCCTCTTTCTCGCAGGTGTCGCGGTCAGCCGGTGGATCGCGGTTGGAGAGACGACACCCATCCGCATCGGCTCCGATACCGGTGACAGCCGCTTGCCGGCTTTCGCATCGGGTGGCACTGCACTCGCGCTCCTCAACCGGCTACCCGACCCGTTGATCGTGCTGGACGGCACGGGCCGCGTCCTCTTCGCGAATGTGGCCGCCGAAGCGCTTGTCGGTACCGCCTCCACAGGCCGTCATGTCGCCACCGTGCTTCGCAGTGCGCCGCTCGTCACGGCTATCGACGGCGTAATCGCGGACGGCAAGGCACGCAGCATCGAATATACGGTGCCAGTGCCTGTGCAGCGCAATTACACAGCGATGGTGTCCGTCATAGCGGATACCGGAACACCATCTCCGTCCTCATCGAAAACAATCTTCATGCTGCTGCGCGATATAACCGAGGCGCGCCGCATCGAAGCCATGCGTGCCGATTTTGTCGCCTTCGCGAGCCATGAATTGAAAACGCCGCTCGCCTCGCTCTCCGGCTTCATCGACACATTGCGCGGCCACGCCAAGGATGATCCGGAAGCACGCGACAAGTTCCTCGGTATCATGTCCGACCAGGCGACGCGCATGCGCCACCTGATCGATGATCTGCTCTCGCTTTCGCGCATTGAACTGCGCGAACATGTCCGCCCGTCCGATGCTGTCGATCTTTTCTCTGTCGTCAACGATATTGCGGATGGCCTGACGCCGCTCTCCGAGCGGTACGAAGTCGAGATCGGCATCCATGCGCCGGCCGGCCTTCCTCTCGTGCGCGGCGACCGGGAGGAACTCGGCCAGGTGATTCAGAACCTCGCAGAAAATGCGCTTCGTTACGGCCGCACCGGCAAGCGGATCGAAATTTCTCTCGCCCCCGATCAGAAGGGCGGTCGCCCTTACGTGCGTCTCACCGTCCGCGATTTCGGCCCCGGAATCGCGAAGGAACACATACCCCGCCTCACCGAACGCTTCTATCGAGTCGATCCTGCGGCGAGCCGTGCGAAGGGGGGGACGGGGTTGGGGTTGGCGATTGTGAAGCATATTGTGAACCGGCATGAGGGCACCCTGACGATTGAGAGCGAGCTTGGTCAAGGCTCTGTTTTCTCTGTGCTTTTGCCGATTTTTGCCGCCCCCGCCGCGGCGAAATAA
- the phoU gene encoding phosphate signaling complex protein PhoU yields the protein MTQHIVKSFQEELDGLSAQIAQMGGLTEAQLQAAIEAVVKRDTQLAERTIREDQRIDTLEAEIENQAIRLIALRQPMAADLREAIAAIKISIDLERIGDLAKNIAKRAMVLQNDFEGANRLIQGISRMGRLAQRQLKQVLDAYSNREAQAAMEVWRDDEEIDAMYNSVFRELLTYMMEDPRTIGVSTHLLFIAKNIERIGDHATNIAETVGYLVTGEWVHDERPKGDTTSTTAVHSGS from the coding sequence GTGACCCAGCATATCGTGAAGTCGTTTCAGGAAGAGCTCGACGGGCTTTCCGCGCAGATCGCCCAGATGGGCGGGCTGACGGAGGCGCAGTTGCAAGCCGCAATCGAAGCCGTGGTGAAGCGCGACACGCAGCTTGCGGAACGCACCATCCGCGAGGACCAGCGCATCGACACGCTGGAGGCCGAGATCGAGAACCAAGCCATCCGCCTCATCGCGCTGCGCCAGCCCATGGCGGCGGACCTGCGCGAGGCCATCGCGGCGATCAAGATTTCGATCGACCTCGAACGCATCGGCGACCTCGCGAAGAACATCGCCAAGCGCGCCATGGTTCTGCAGAACGATTTCGAGGGCGCGAACCGGCTCATCCAGGGCATCTCGCGCATGGGGCGCCTTGCCCAGCGCCAGCTCAAGCAGGTGCTCGACGCCTATTCGAACCGCGAGGCGCAGGCGGCCATGGAGGTATGGCGCGACGACGAGGAAATCGACGCGATGTACAATTCGGTCTTCCGCGAGCTTCTCACCTACATGATGGAAGATCCCCGGACCATCGGCGTCTCGACGCATCTGCTTTTCATTGCGAAGAACATCGAGCGTATCGGCGACCACGCCACCAATATCGCCGAAACCGTCGGCTACCTCGTCACCGGCGAATGGGTTCATGACGAGCGCCCGAAAGGCGATACGACCAGCACCACCGCCGTTCACAGCGGCAGTTAA
- the pstA gene encoding phosphate ABC transporter permease PstA — MSEKTTAAAAAKTNAWYEPDARLKRRYAADKRLRLYGVAAILFALGMLATLVLTIASTAIPAITQTMVTLDVELPAEAIDAANPREANYQKFINDAIARMFPEVDTPREMRELRQLFTSSAQYQLRDRVIEDPSMIGSTVAFTFPLSDIGDQLHKGGIDRDLPRDQRRISDDQIGWYDRLVEQDRISTPFNWGLLTNADSRFPELAGLWGALVGSFYALLICFLISFPVGISAAVYLEEFAPKNRWTDLIEVNINNLAAVPSIVFGLLGLAVFLNFFGMPRSAPIVGGLVLSLMTLPTIIIATRAALKAVPPSIREAAIGVGASKMQTVAHHVLPLAMPGILTGTIIGLAQALGETAPLLLIGMNAFITAAPDSMFNPSTALPTQIYIWADSPERGFTSRTSAAIVVLLGFLVCMNAIAIYMRKRFEKRW, encoded by the coding sequence ATGAGTGAGAAAACCACGGCTGCCGCGGCGGCCAAGACAAATGCATGGTACGAGCCGGATGCAAGGCTGAAGCGCCGTTATGCCGCGGACAAGCGGCTGCGTCTCTACGGCGTCGCGGCCATCCTCTTCGCTCTCGGTATGCTGGCGACGCTGGTCCTCACCATCGCCTCGACCGCAATTCCGGCGATAACCCAGACGATGGTAACGCTCGACGTCGAACTGCCTGCGGAGGCAATCGACGCCGCGAACCCGCGCGAGGCGAACTATCAGAAGTTCATAAACGACGCCATCGCCCGGATGTTTCCCGAAGTCGACACGCCGCGTGAAATGCGCGAGCTGCGCCAGCTCTTCACCAGCAGCGCGCAATACCAGCTTCGCGACCGGGTGATAGAAGATCCTTCGATGATCGGTTCGACCGTTGCTTTTACCTTTCCGCTGTCGGACATCGGCGACCAGCTTCACAAGGGCGGCATCGACCGCGACCTGCCGCGCGACCAGCGCCGGATCAGCGACGACCAGATCGGCTGGTATGACAGGCTGGTGGAGCAGGACAGGATTTCGACGCCCTTCAACTGGGGGCTGCTGACCAACGCCGACAGCCGCTTTCCGGAACTTGCGGGGCTTTGGGGCGCGCTTGTCGGATCGTTCTATGCGCTGCTGATCTGCTTTCTCATCAGCTTCCCGGTGGGTATTTCCGCAGCCGTCTATCTGGAGGAATTCGCGCCGAAGAACCGCTGGACGGACCTCATCGAGGTCAACATCAACAATCTGGCCGCCGTGCCTTCCATCGTCTTCGGCTTGCTCGGCCTTGCGGTTTTCCTGAACTTTTTCGGCATGCCGCGCTCCGCGCCCATCGTCGGCGGCCTTGTTCTGTCGCTGATGACGCTGCCCACCATCATCATCGCGACACGCGCGGCGCTCAAGGCCGTGCCGCCCTCGATCCGCGAGGCCGCGATCGGGGTCGGCGCCTCGAAAATGCAGACGGTGGCCCATCATGTGCTGCCGCTCGCCATGCCGGGCATCCTCACGGGCACCATTATCGGCCTGGCCCAGGCGCTGGGCGAGACGGCGCCCCTCCTTCTGATCGGCATGAACGCATTTATCACCGCTGCCCCGGACAGCATGTTTAATCCGTCGACGGCCTTGCCGACACAGATCTACATCTGGGCGGACAGTCCGGAGCGCGGGTTCACGTCGCGCACCTCGGCGGCCATCGTCGTTCTGCTCGGTTTTCTGGTCTGCATGAACGCGATCGCGATCTATATGCGCAAACGGTTTGAGAAGAGGTGGTGA
- a CDS encoding acyl-CoA dehydrogenase family protein has protein sequence MQVQPIPGLEDGINDIRLMTAKIVTEDIIPAEPLLYKGGEEAEVVRAGIKTKVKEQGLWAPHLPEDYGGMGIGFLKHAYMNEIMAWSPFSARLFGVVAPNSGNQKILLKYGTPEQKKKWLEPLIAGDIESCFSMTEPDQPGSDPYAIQTRAVKDGDHWVINGHKWFTSNGRGADIAIVMCRTEEKDGKGGVKDKMTQIIVPMTTPGVNIVRSVPVWGHTHGDHCEIKYENVRVPLENQLGRTGTGHQAAQDRLGEGRVFHCMNSIGQMWRAFDMMCKRAISRDVHGGKLESKQFIQGFIADSYMDIQAARLMTIHCAHQMEEGSAARVDISAIKIFVPAAFERVVDRAIQVHGALGVSGDTPLAGMFQGARTLRLADGPDEVHRIVIAKSVLKCYHEGMSWDFGV, from the coding sequence ATGCAGGTGCAGCCGATTCCGGGGCTTGAAGACGGTATCAACGACATCCGGCTCATGACAGCAAAGATCGTTACAGAAGACATCATCCCCGCGGAGCCGCTCCTTTACAAAGGTGGCGAAGAGGCCGAGGTCGTCCGTGCCGGGATCAAGACGAAAGTAAAGGAACAAGGCCTGTGGGCGCCGCACCTGCCGGAAGATTACGGCGGCATGGGTATCGGCTTTCTGAAGCACGCCTACATGAACGAGATCATGGCCTGGTCGCCTTTCTCCGCGCGTCTCTTCGGCGTCGTCGCGCCCAATTCCGGCAATCAGAAAATCCTGCTGAAATATGGAACGCCCGAGCAGAAGAAGAAGTGGCTCGAGCCGCTCATCGCGGGCGATATTGAGAGCTGCTTCTCCATGACGGAACCGGACCAGCCGGGCTCGGACCCTTACGCGATCCAGACCCGCGCCGTGAAGGACGGCGATCATTGGGTCATCAACGGCCACAAGTGGTTTACCTCGAATGGCCGCGGGGCCGATATTGCGATCGTCATGTGCCGCACCGAAGAAAAGGACGGCAAGGGTGGCGTCAAGGACAAGATGACCCAGATCATCGTGCCGATGACGACGCCCGGCGTGAATATTGTCCGCTCCGTTCCCGTCTGGGGCCACACGCATGGCGACCACTGTGAGATCAAATACGAAAATGTTCGCGTGCCGCTCGAAAACCAGCTCGGCCGCACCGGCACCGGCCATCAGGCCGCGCAGGACCGCTTGGGCGAGGGCCGCGTCTTCCACTGCATGAATTCGATCGGCCAGATGTGGCGCGCCTTCGATATGATGTGCAAACGCGCCATTTCACGAGACGTGCATGGCGGCAAGCTGGAATCGAAGCAGTTCATCCAGGGCTTCATCGCCGACAGCTACATGGATATTCAGGCCGCGCGCCTAATGACCATTCATTGCGCACACCAGATGGAGGAAGGCAGCGCCGCCCGCGTCGATATCTCTGCGATCAAGATCTTCGTGCCCGCCGCTTTCGAACGTGTGGTCGACAGGGCGATCCAGGTTCACGGCGCGCTTGGCGTCTCGGGCGATACGCCCCTTGCCGGCATGTTTCAGGGCGCGCGCACGCTTCGCCTCGCGGATGGCCCGGACGAAGTTCATCGGATTGTCATCGCGAAATCGGTGCTCAAGTGCTACCACGAGGGTATGAGCTGGGATTTCGGCGTATAA
- the pstC gene encoding phosphate ABC transporter permease subunit PstC — MSAITLLLIVLTLSAFGYLWGRGRAGTLKRAGAGLHSIPAYHGYFVALSCGLPAFLIVLTWIAAETSVIDQIVLAGLPAYITEGIEASRISLILSEIKSVAAGRIFGTPDPAIIEAAERYNSLQNIASLAMVVCTLAAAIAGMVFARSRLSPEFRARNRVDGILRWLLIISSILAILTTLGIILSLVIESIAFFSRVPVLSFLFGMEWSPQTAIRADQVASAGAFGAVPVFWGTIFISAIAMFVALPVGLFSAIYLVEYADTRVRSVVKPLLEILAGIPTIVYGFFAILTVAPMIREFGTSLGLDVASNSALAAGGVMGIMIIPFISSFADDAISAVPQSLRDGAYALGATKAETIRQVLLPAALPGIVGGVLLAVSRAIGETMIVVMAAGLMAKLTLNPLEGVTTITVQIVTLLIGDTEFDSPKTLAAFGLGLVLFLSTLALNIVALQVVKRYRERYE; from the coding sequence ATGTCCGCCATCACACTTCTCCTGATCGTCCTGACGCTCTCGGCATTCGGCTATCTCTGGGGCCGCGGACGCGCGGGCACGCTGAAGCGCGCCGGCGCCGGTCTCCACTCCATACCCGCCTATCACGGCTACTTCGTTGCTCTTTCCTGCGGCCTTCCCGCCTTTCTCATCGTGCTGACATGGATCGCGGCGGAAACCTCCGTCATCGACCAGATCGTTCTTGCCGGCCTTCCGGCCTATATCACCGAGGGTATCGAAGCCTCGCGCATCTCGCTCATTCTGAGCGAGATCAAGAGCGTGGCTGCCGGCCGTATCTTCGGCACGCCCGATCCCGCGATCATAGAAGCCGCCGAACGCTACAACTCGCTGCAAAACATTGCCTCTCTCGCAATGGTGGTCTGCACGCTTGCCGCCGCCATCGCCGGAATGGTTTTCGCCCGTTCGCGCCTCTCGCCGGAATTCCGCGCCCGTAACCGCGTGGACGGCATCCTGCGCTGGCTGCTCATCATCTCCTCCATCCTCGCGATCCTGACCACGCTCGGCATCATCCTGTCGCTTGTGATCGAAAGCATCGCCTTCTTCTCCCGCGTACCGGTCCTGTCGTTCCTCTTCGGCATGGAATGGAGCCCGCAAACGGCGATCCGCGCCGACCAGGTCGCCTCGGCGGGAGCCTTCGGCGCGGTGCCGGTCTTCTGGGGCACGATCTTCATCAGCGCCATCGCGATGTTCGTCGCCCTGCCGGTTGGGCTCTTCTCGGCGATTTATCTTGTGGAATATGCCGACACCCGCGTCCGCTCCGTCGTGAAGCCGCTGCTGGAAATTCTCGCGGGCATCCCAACCATCGTCTATGGCTTCTTCGCCATTCTGACCGTCGCGCCCATGATCCGCGAATTCGGCACTTCCCTCGGCCTCGACGTCGCGTCGAACAGCGCGCTTGCCGCCGGTGGCGTCATGGGCATCATGATCATTCCCTTCATTTCCTCTTTCGCGGATGATGCGATCTCGGCCGTGCCGCAATCGCTGCGCGACGGAGCCTACGCACTCGGCGCCACCAAGGCGGAAACCATCCGCCAGGTGCTGCTGCCCGCCGCACTGCCCGGTATTGTCGGCGGTGTCCTGCTCGCGGTGAGCCGCGCCATCGGCGAAACCATGATCGTCGTCATGGCCGCCGGCCTCATGGCGAAGCTGACGCTCAATCCGCTTGAAGGCGTCACCACCATTACCGTGCAGATCGTGACGCTGCTGATCGGCGACACTGAATTCGACAGTCCGAAGACGCTAGCGGCTTTCGGCCTGGGCCTCGTCCTCTTCCTCTCGACCCTCGCGCTCAACATCGTCGCGCTCCAGGTCGTCAAGCGCTATCGGGAACGCTATGAGTGA
- a CDS encoding ABC transporter permease, with product MSLTPYPEEGARRFGAVNWLGVWTLYLKEVRRFWKVMTQTIAAPVITTLLYLAIFALAIGKFRPDVHGVPFIEFLAPGLVMMTMIQNAFANTSSSILISKIQGNIVDVLMPPLSPGELNFGIAMAGVTRGLLCGAVTTIAMLPFVHMGIEHAWAIIFYAVGASLMLSLLGMLGGIWSEKFDHLQAVTNFVILPLTFLSGTFYSVTQLPDLAHEVTKWNPVFYLIDGFRYGVTGHADGSLATGVALVLGINLALWVICHMLFRTGYRLKA from the coding sequence ATGAGCCTCACGCCCTATCCCGAGGAAGGTGCCCGCCGTTTCGGGGCGGTGAACTGGCTGGGCGTCTGGACGCTCTATCTGAAGGAAGTGCGCCGCTTCTGGAAGGTGATGACCCAGACCATCGCCGCGCCCGTCATCACCACGCTCCTCTATCTGGCGATTTTCGCGCTCGCCATCGGCAAGTTCCGGCCAGATGTGCATGGCGTGCCCTTCATCGAGTTCCTGGCGCCGGGCCTCGTCATGATGACCATGATCCAGAATGCCTTCGCCAATACCTCGTCCTCGATCCTGATTTCGAAGATCCAGGGCAATATCGTCGATGTGCTGATGCCGCCCCTGTCGCCGGGCGAGCTCAATTTCGGCATCGCCATGGCGGGGGTGACGCGCGGGCTGCTGTGCGGCGCCGTGACGACCATTGCCATGCTGCCCTTCGTGCATATGGGCATCGAACACGCATGGGCCATCATCTTCTACGCTGTCGGCGCCTCGCTGATGCTGTCGCTGCTCGGCATGCTGGGCGGCATCTGGTCGGAGAAGTTCGACCATCTGCAGGCGGTGACGAACTTCGTCATCCTGCCGCTGACCTTCCTTTCGGGCACCTTCTATTCGGTGACGCAACTCCCCGATCTCGCCCATGAAGTGACGAAGTGGAACCCGGTTTTCTACCTGATCGACGGCTTCCGCTATGGCGTCACCGGCCATGCCGACGGATCGCTGGCAACGGGCGTCGCGCTCGTGCTGGGGATCAACCTGGCGCTCTGGGTGATCTGCCACATGCTGTTCCGCACCGGCTACCGGCTGAAGGCGTGA
- the pstB gene encoding phosphate ABC transporter ATP-binding protein PstB has translation MLAETVRAGEHEVKIAADNVSVFYGEKQALFDVTIDIPARQVMAFIGPSGCGKSTFLRCINRMNDTIDICSVTGTILIDGANIYDAKIDPVLLRARIGMVFQKPNPFPKSIYDNISYGPRIHGHAKAGSEMDEIVETSLRRAGLWNEVKDRLKEPGTGLSGGQQQRLCIARAIAVNPDVILMDEPCSALDPIATAKVEELIDELRERYTIVIVTHSMQQAARVSQKAAFFHLGKLVEVDETERMFTNPSDQRTQDYITGRFG, from the coding sequence ATGCTCGCGGAAACGGTCCGCGCCGGCGAGCACGAAGTCAAGATCGCCGCCGATAACGTGTCCGTCTTCTATGGAGAGAAGCAGGCGCTTTTCGACGTGACGATCGACATTCCCGCCCGCCAGGTCATGGCCTTTATCGGGCCGTCCGGCTGCGGCAAGTCGACCTTCCTGCGCTGCATCAACCGCATGAACGACACGATCGACATCTGCAGCGTGACAGGGACCATCCTGATCGACGGCGCAAATATCTACGATGCGAAGATCGACCCCGTGCTGCTGCGCGCGCGTATTGGCATGGTCTTCCAGAAGCCCAACCCGTTTCCGAAGTCGATCTACGACAATATTTCATATGGGCCCCGCATCCACGGACATGCAAAGGCGGGCTCGGAGATGGATGAAATCGTCGAGACGAGCCTGCGCCGCGCGGGGCTCTGGAACGAAGTGAAGGATCGCCTCAAGGAGCCGGGCACCGGCCTGTCCGGCGGCCAGCAGCAGCGCCTCTGCATTGCCCGCGCGATTGCCGTGAACCCGGACGTGATCCTTATGGACGAACCCTGCTCCGCGCTCGATCCGATCGCGACGGCGAAGGTCGAGGAACTGATCGACGAACTGCGCGAACGCTACACTATCGTCATCGTCACGCATTCGATGCAGCAGGCGGCGCGCGTTTCACAGAAAGCCGCCTTCTTCCATCTCGGCAAACTGGTCGAAGTCGACGAGACGGAACGCATGTTCACCAATCCCTCGGATCAACGCACGCAGGATTACATTACCGGCCGCTTCGGCTGA
- the phoB gene encoding phosphate regulon transcriptional regulator PhoB, producing the protein MKPSVMIVEDEEALLTLLQYNLDKEGYKVITAADGEEADLLIRETTPDLILLDWMLPGLSGIELCRRLRGRPETRNVPIIMITARGEETDRIRGLDIGADDYVTKPFSMTELLARIRAVMRRIRPALTEDLVTFGDIVIDRAAHRVRRGDREVHLGPTEYRLLDHLIQHPGRVFSREQLLDTVWGSDVYVEARTVDVHVGRLRKALNDKGEKDPIRTVRSAGYSLDEQFHE; encoded by the coding sequence ATGAAACCGAGCGTCATGATCGTCGAGGATGAAGAAGCGTTGCTGACGCTGCTTCAGTACAATCTCGACAAGGAAGGCTACAAGGTCATCACCGCCGCCGATGGCGAGGAGGCGGACCTGCTTATCCGCGAGACGACCCCCGACCTTATCCTGCTCGACTGGATGCTGCCGGGCCTCTCCGGCATCGAGCTTTGCCGCCGCCTGCGCGGCCGCCCCGAAACCCGCAATGTGCCGATCATCATGATTACGGCGCGCGGCGAGGAAACGGACCGCATTCGCGGCCTCGATATCGGCGCCGACGACTATGTAACGAAGCCCTTCTCGATGACGGAACTGCTGGCGCGCATCCGCGCCGTCATGCGCCGCATCCGGCCGGCCCTCACGGAAGACCTCGTGACCTTTGGCGACATCGTGATCGACCGCGCCGCCCACCGGGTGCGCAGGGGCGACCGCGAGGTCCATCTCGGCCCGACCGAATACCGCCTGCTCGATCACCTGATCCAGCATCCCGGCCGGGTCTTCAGCCGCGAGCAATTGCTGGATACGGTCTGGGGCTCGGATGTCTATGTCGAAGCCCGCACCGTCGACGTTCATGTCGGCCGGCTGCGCAAGGCGCTTAACGACAAGGGCGAGAAAGACCCGATCCGCACGGTCCGTTCCGCCGGCTACTCGCTGGACGAGCAGTTCCACGAATAG
- a CDS encoding substrate-binding domain-containing protein, producing MNVKFKTLTMAATVAVAALSVAGVAHARDQIQVVGSSTVFPFSQAAAEQFANETGSPAPVVESTGTGGGMKIFCGGVGTGHPDVTGASRAMKLSEYELCTSNGVTDITEVLLGFDGLSMAVSRNGQQLDLTKKQLFQALADKVEVDGKLVANPYKKWSDIDPSLPNVAISVMGPPPTSGTRDAWVELVMEEGCKEFPAIEALDKDAHKEACQRMRTDGPFIEAGENDNLIVQRLESDPTSYGIFGYSFLYENQDKLQPVKIEGVAPNEETIADGSYKISRPIFFYVKNAHRGVIPGLNEFVAEYTSDEAMGTGGYLEERGLIPLADDRRAEVQKAAKDATNMPAPKK from the coding sequence ATGAACGTGAAATTCAAAACCCTGACGATGGCCGCGACGGTTGCCGTCGCTGCCCTTTCGGTGGCAGGCGTTGCGCACGCCCGCGACCAGATCCAAGTTGTTGGCTCGTCCACCGTGTTCCCCTTCTCGCAGGCTGCCGCCGAGCAGTTCGCGAATGAAACGGGCAGCCCCGCTCCGGTCGTCGAATCGACGGGCACCGGCGGCGGCATGAAGATCTTCTGCGGCGGCGTCGGCACCGGCCACCCGGACGTGACGGGCGCCTCGCGCGCGATGAAGCTGTCGGAATACGAACTCTGCACGTCGAACGGCGTGACCGACATCACGGAAGTCCTGCTCGGTTTCGACGGCCTGTCGATGGCCGTTTCGCGCAACGGCCAGCAGCTCGACCTGACGAAGAAGCAGCTCTTCCAGGCGCTTGCCGACAAGGTTGAAGTCGACGGCAAGCTCGTCGCGAACCCCTACAAGAAGTGGTCGGACATCGACCCCTCGCTCCCGAACGTGGCGATCTCCGTCATGGGCCCGCCCCCCACCTCCGGCACGCGCGACGCCTGGGTCGAACTCGTGATGGAAGAGGGCTGCAAGGAATTCCCCGCCATCGAAGCGCTCGACAAGGATGCCCACAAGGAAGCCTGCCAGCGCATGCGTACCGACGGCCCGTTCATCGAAGCCGGCGAAAACGACAACCTGATCGTGCAGCGCCTCGAATCCGATCCGACCTCCTACGGCATCTTCGGCTACTCGTTCCTGTATGAAAACCAGGACAAGCTGCAGCCGGTGAAGATCGAAGGTGTTGCGCCCAACGAAGAGACGATCGCGGACGGCTCCTACAAGATCTCCCGCCCGATCTTCTTCTACGTGAAGAACGCTCATCGCGGCGTGATCCCCGGCCTCAACGAGTTCGTGGCCGAGTACACGAGCGACGAAGCCATGGGCACCGGCGGCTATCTCGAAGAGCGCGGCCTGATCCCGCTCGCCGACGACCGCCGTGCCGAAGTGCAGAAGGCCGCGAAGGACGCGACCAACATGCCGGCGCCGAAGAAGTAA